The Primulina eburnea isolate SZY01 chromosome 8, ASM2296580v1, whole genome shotgun sequence genome contains a region encoding:
- the LOC140840012 gene encoding transmembrane 9 superfamily member 5-like isoform X1: MGILNLLFLSNFLLLLCGSVHASNTYNVGDRVPLFVNKIGPLNNPSETYRYYELLFCHPDQVFEKTENLGEILNGDRLENALYELEFSVNKTETVLCHQKLDRENVTKFRDAIVSDSYYQMYFDDLPLWAFIGKIENESWNPYSKGPKYFLFTHVQFNALYNGNHVIEIHAFSEPNHVVDVSEDVDINVKFTYSVFWHEISTPYKNRMDRYSGTALLPVFQQIHMFTYVNSLGIVILLMGLLTVLYKRHLKYTLRKGSIGDEEEDKAVGWKHIHGDVFRCPTNLPLLSAVVGSGTQLLFMALILSVLAFLGILYPYNRGALSSLIFISYVLSSTLAGYNSASLCNQYSKTGWEQSVLLAGIIFFLPVLFTTFFLNILAAYFGVTAALPLGTIFVIFLVCTLVAVPLLILGAVVGNRYRTEIQSSSITKKIPREIPQLVWYRKTPVQMFLGGLLPFGAIIMEFHLLCSTIWGHKIYTAPSLLLVTFIILAILTALLSVCLTYFQLAVEDHEWCWRSVLRGGSTALFMFAYCIYFYFKSNMNGILQTSFFFGYSVLMCYAFFLMLGTVSFRVSSLFVRRIYRAVKKE, translated from the exons ATGGGAATCTTGAATTTGCTTTTTCTAAGCAATTTTTTGCTTTTGCTGTGTGGTTCAGTTCATGCTTCCAACACTTACAATGTAGGAGATCGCGTGCCTCTGTTTGTCAACAAGATTGGTCCCCTTAATAATCCCAG TGAAACATACCGGTATTATGAGCTGCTATTCTGTCATCCAG ATCAAGTGTTTGAAAAGACAGAGAATCTTGGGGAAATTTTGAATGGTGACCGGCTGGAAAATGCTTTATATGAGTTGGAATTTTCGGTGAACAAAACAGAGACTGTTCTTTGCCACCAGAAGCTTGATAGGGAAAATGTTACTAAATTCAGGGATGCTATAGTGAGTGATTCTTACTATCAAATGTACTTTGATGACCTTCCCTTGTGGGCATTCATTGGAAAAATTGAAAATGAAAGCTGGAATCCTTACAGTAAGGGGCCAAAGTATTTTCTGTTCACGCATGTTCAGTTTAATGCTCTTTACAATGGCAACCATGTCATTGAAATTCATGCTTTCAGTGAGCCAAATCATGTAGTAGATGTATCAGAAGACGTTGACATCAACGTCAAGTTCACTTATTCCGTGTTCTGGCATGAAATCTCTACGCCATACAAAAACAGAATGGATAGATACTCGGGAACTGCCTTACTGCCTGTATTCCAACAAATTCATATGTTCACTTATGTGAATTCACTTGGTATAGTCATTCTTCTCATGGGGCTGCTTACTGTGCTTTATAAGCGGCATCTCAAGTACACTTTGAGAAA AGGTTCGATTGGAGATGAAGAGGAGGATAAAGCAGTTGGTTGGAAACATATTCACGGGGACGTATTCAGATGTCCCACAAATCTACCATTGTTATCTGCTGTCGTGGGCTCTGGCACCCAATTGTTGTTTAT GGCTTTGATCTTGTCTGTTTTGGCTTTTCTGGGAATCCTCTATCCATATAACCGTGGTGCCCTCTCTAGTCTAATTTTCATTTCTTACGTTCTTTCATCGACTCTTGCTGGCTATAACTCTGCATCTCTCTGCAATCAATACTCCAAAACAGGATGG GAACAAAGTGTTCTGCTGGCAGGGATTATCTTTTTCCTTCCTGTTCTTTTCACGACTTTTTTCCTCAATATACTAGCGGCATATTTTGGGGTCACTGCAGCTCTTCCACTCGGAACCATATTTGTCATTTTTCTTGTATGTACACTCGTTGCAGTTCCATTACTTATCCTTGGTGCTGTGGTTGGAAACCGCTACAGAACTGAAATCCAATCATCTTCCATCACAAAGAAAATCCCAAGGGAGATTCCGCAATTGGTTTGGTATCGTAAAACCCCTGTCCAAATGTTTCTTGGAGGTCTTCTACCATTCGGTGCCATTATCATGGAGTTTCACCTTTTGTGTTCAACTATCTGGGGCCATAAAATCTACACAGCTCCCAGCCTTTTGCTTGTCACATTCATAATTCTAGCTATCCTTACTGCATTGCTCAGTGTGTGTTTGACATATTTTCAGCTGGCGGTGGAGGACCATGAATGGTGTTGGCG GTCTGTGTTACGAGGAGGCTCCACAGCATTATTCATGTTTGCCTACTGCATCTACTTCTACTTCAAATCAAATATGAATGGCATCCTCCAGACTTCCTTCTTCTTTGGGTACAGCGTGCTCATGTGCTATGCATTCTTCTTGATGCTAGGGACAGTAAGTTTTCGGGTGTCGTCCCTGTTTGTTCGGCGGATATACCGTGCTGTCAAAAAGGAATGA
- the LOC140840012 gene encoding transmembrane 9 superfamily member 5-like isoform X2, whose amino-acid sequence MARICSSETYRYYELLFCHPDQVFEKTENLGEILNGDRLENALYELEFSVNKTETVLCHQKLDRENVTKFRDAIVSDSYYQMYFDDLPLWAFIGKIENESWNPYSKGPKYFLFTHVQFNALYNGNHVIEIHAFSEPNHVVDVSEDVDINVKFTYSVFWHEISTPYKNRMDRYSGTALLPVFQQIHMFTYVNSLGIVILLMGLLTVLYKRHLKYTLRKGSIGDEEEDKAVGWKHIHGDVFRCPTNLPLLSAVVGSGTQLLFMALILSVLAFLGILYPYNRGALSSLIFISYVLSSTLAGYNSASLCNQYSKTGWEQSVLLAGIIFFLPVLFTTFFLNILAAYFGVTAALPLGTIFVIFLVCTLVAVPLLILGAVVGNRYRTEIQSSSITKKIPREIPQLVWYRKTPVQMFLGGLLPFGAIIMEFHLLCSTIWGHKIYTAPSLLLVTFIILAILTALLSVCLTYFQLAVEDHEWCWRSVLRGGSTALFMFAYCIYFYFKSNMNGILQTSFFFGYSVLMCYAFFLMLGTVSFRVSSLFVRRIYRAVKKE is encoded by the exons ATGGCAAGAATTTGCTCAAG TGAAACATACCGGTATTATGAGCTGCTATTCTGTCATCCAG ATCAAGTGTTTGAAAAGACAGAGAATCTTGGGGAAATTTTGAATGGTGACCGGCTGGAAAATGCTTTATATGAGTTGGAATTTTCGGTGAACAAAACAGAGACTGTTCTTTGCCACCAGAAGCTTGATAGGGAAAATGTTACTAAATTCAGGGATGCTATAGTGAGTGATTCTTACTATCAAATGTACTTTGATGACCTTCCCTTGTGGGCATTCATTGGAAAAATTGAAAATGAAAGCTGGAATCCTTACAGTAAGGGGCCAAAGTATTTTCTGTTCACGCATGTTCAGTTTAATGCTCTTTACAATGGCAACCATGTCATTGAAATTCATGCTTTCAGTGAGCCAAATCATGTAGTAGATGTATCAGAAGACGTTGACATCAACGTCAAGTTCACTTATTCCGTGTTCTGGCATGAAATCTCTACGCCATACAAAAACAGAATGGATAGATACTCGGGAACTGCCTTACTGCCTGTATTCCAACAAATTCATATGTTCACTTATGTGAATTCACTTGGTATAGTCATTCTTCTCATGGGGCTGCTTACTGTGCTTTATAAGCGGCATCTCAAGTACACTTTGAGAAA AGGTTCGATTGGAGATGAAGAGGAGGATAAAGCAGTTGGTTGGAAACATATTCACGGGGACGTATTCAGATGTCCCACAAATCTACCATTGTTATCTGCTGTCGTGGGCTCTGGCACCCAATTGTTGTTTAT GGCTTTGATCTTGTCTGTTTTGGCTTTTCTGGGAATCCTCTATCCATATAACCGTGGTGCCCTCTCTAGTCTAATTTTCATTTCTTACGTTCTTTCATCGACTCTTGCTGGCTATAACTCTGCATCTCTCTGCAATCAATACTCCAAAACAGGATGG GAACAAAGTGTTCTGCTGGCAGGGATTATCTTTTTCCTTCCTGTTCTTTTCACGACTTTTTTCCTCAATATACTAGCGGCATATTTTGGGGTCACTGCAGCTCTTCCACTCGGAACCATATTTGTCATTTTTCTTGTATGTACACTCGTTGCAGTTCCATTACTTATCCTTGGTGCTGTGGTTGGAAACCGCTACAGAACTGAAATCCAATCATCTTCCATCACAAAGAAAATCCCAAGGGAGATTCCGCAATTGGTTTGGTATCGTAAAACCCCTGTCCAAATGTTTCTTGGAGGTCTTCTACCATTCGGTGCCATTATCATGGAGTTTCACCTTTTGTGTTCAACTATCTGGGGCCATAAAATCTACACAGCTCCCAGCCTTTTGCTTGTCACATTCATAATTCTAGCTATCCTTACTGCATTGCTCAGTGTGTGTTTGACATATTTTCAGCTGGCGGTGGAGGACCATGAATGGTGTTGGCG GTCTGTGTTACGAGGAGGCTCCACAGCATTATTCATGTTTGCCTACTGCATCTACTTCTACTTCAAATCAAATATGAATGGCATCCTCCAGACTTCCTTCTTCTTTGGGTACAGCGTGCTCATGTGCTATGCATTCTTCTTGATGCTAGGGACAGTAAGTTTTCGGGTGTCGTCCCTGTTTGTTCGGCGGATATACCGTGCTGTCAAAAAGGAATGA
- the LOC140840012 gene encoding transmembrane 9 superfamily member 5-like isoform X3, which yields MSCYSVIQVSEKATYQVFEKTENLGEILNGDRLENALYELEFSVNKTETVLCHQKLDRENVTKFRDAIVSDSYYQMYFDDLPLWAFIGKIENESWNPYSKGPKYFLFTHVQFNALYNGNHVIEIHAFSEPNHVVDVSEDVDINVKFTYSVFWHEISTPYKNRMDRYSGTALLPVFQQIHMFTYVNSLGIVILLMGLLTVLYKRHLKYTLRKGSIGDEEEDKAVGWKHIHGDVFRCPTNLPLLSAVVGSGTQLLFMALILSVLAFLGILYPYNRGALSSLIFISYVLSSTLAGYNSASLCNQYSKTGWEQSVLLAGIIFFLPVLFTTFFLNILAAYFGVTAALPLGTIFVIFLVCTLVAVPLLILGAVVGNRYRTEIQSSSITKKIPREIPQLVWYRKTPVQMFLGGLLPFGAIIMEFHLLCSTIWGHKIYTAPSLLLVTFIILAILTALLSVCLTYFQLAVEDHEWCWRSVLRGGSTALFMFAYCIYFYFKSNMNGILQTSFFFGYSVLMCYAFFLMLGTVSFRVSSLFVRRIYRAVKKE from the exons ATGAGCTGCTATTCTGTCATCCAGGTTAGCGAGAAGGCTACAT ATCAAGTGTTTGAAAAGACAGAGAATCTTGGGGAAATTTTGAATGGTGACCGGCTGGAAAATGCTTTATATGAGTTGGAATTTTCGGTGAACAAAACAGAGACTGTTCTTTGCCACCAGAAGCTTGATAGGGAAAATGTTACTAAATTCAGGGATGCTATAGTGAGTGATTCTTACTATCAAATGTACTTTGATGACCTTCCCTTGTGGGCATTCATTGGAAAAATTGAAAATGAAAGCTGGAATCCTTACAGTAAGGGGCCAAAGTATTTTCTGTTCACGCATGTTCAGTTTAATGCTCTTTACAATGGCAACCATGTCATTGAAATTCATGCTTTCAGTGAGCCAAATCATGTAGTAGATGTATCAGAAGACGTTGACATCAACGTCAAGTTCACTTATTCCGTGTTCTGGCATGAAATCTCTACGCCATACAAAAACAGAATGGATAGATACTCGGGAACTGCCTTACTGCCTGTATTCCAACAAATTCATATGTTCACTTATGTGAATTCACTTGGTATAGTCATTCTTCTCATGGGGCTGCTTACTGTGCTTTATAAGCGGCATCTCAAGTACACTTTGAGAAA AGGTTCGATTGGAGATGAAGAGGAGGATAAAGCAGTTGGTTGGAAACATATTCACGGGGACGTATTCAGATGTCCCACAAATCTACCATTGTTATCTGCTGTCGTGGGCTCTGGCACCCAATTGTTGTTTAT GGCTTTGATCTTGTCTGTTTTGGCTTTTCTGGGAATCCTCTATCCATATAACCGTGGTGCCCTCTCTAGTCTAATTTTCATTTCTTACGTTCTTTCATCGACTCTTGCTGGCTATAACTCTGCATCTCTCTGCAATCAATACTCCAAAACAGGATGG GAACAAAGTGTTCTGCTGGCAGGGATTATCTTTTTCCTTCCTGTTCTTTTCACGACTTTTTTCCTCAATATACTAGCGGCATATTTTGGGGTCACTGCAGCTCTTCCACTCGGAACCATATTTGTCATTTTTCTTGTATGTACACTCGTTGCAGTTCCATTACTTATCCTTGGTGCTGTGGTTGGAAACCGCTACAGAACTGAAATCCAATCATCTTCCATCACAAAGAAAATCCCAAGGGAGATTCCGCAATTGGTTTGGTATCGTAAAACCCCTGTCCAAATGTTTCTTGGAGGTCTTCTACCATTCGGTGCCATTATCATGGAGTTTCACCTTTTGTGTTCAACTATCTGGGGCCATAAAATCTACACAGCTCCCAGCCTTTTGCTTGTCACATTCATAATTCTAGCTATCCTTACTGCATTGCTCAGTGTGTGTTTGACATATTTTCAGCTGGCGGTGGAGGACCATGAATGGTGTTGGCG GTCTGTGTTACGAGGAGGCTCCACAGCATTATTCATGTTTGCCTACTGCATCTACTTCTACTTCAAATCAAATATGAATGGCATCCTCCAGACTTCCTTCTTCTTTGGGTACAGCGTGCTCATGTGCTATGCATTCTTCTTGATGCTAGGGACAGTAAGTTTTCGGGTGTCGTCCCTGTTTGTTCGGCGGATATACCGTGCTGTCAAAAAGGAATGA
- the LOC140840014 gene encoding large ribosomal subunit protein uL1z-like translates to MSKLQSEALREAITQITSDAKEKKRNFTETIELQIGLKNYDPQKDKRFSGSVKLPHIPRPKMKVCMLGDAQHVEEAEKIGLESMDVEALKKLNKNKKLVKKLAKKYHAFLASEAVIKQIPRLLGPGLNKAGKFPTLVSHQESLESKVAETKATVKFQLKKVLCMGVAVGNCDMEEKQIFQNVQMSVNFLVSLLKKNWQNVRCLYLKTTMGKTQRVF, encoded by the exons ATGAG TAAGCTTCAGAGTGAGGCCCTGAGGGAAGCTATAACTCAGATTACTTCTGATGCTAAGGAGAAGAAACGAAATTTCACTGAGACAATTGAGCTCCAGATTGGGCTTAAGAATTATGATCCTCAGAAGGACAAACGTTTCAGCGGGTCTGTGAAGTTGCCCCATATTCCCAGGCCAAAAATGAAAGTATGCATGCTTGGTGATGCTCAGCATGTCGAAGAG GCTGAAAAAATTGGCTTGGAATCCATGGATGTGGAGGCTTTAAAGAAGTTGAATAAAAACAAGAAACTAGTGAAGAAACTTGCAAAAAAATATCATGCTTTCTTAGCCTCGGAAGCTGTCATCAAGCAGATTCCTCGACTGTTAGGGCCTGGTCTGAACAAGGCAG GTAAGTTCCCTACCCTCGTGTCTCATCAAGAATCCCTCGAGTCCAAGGTTGCGGAAACAAAGGCCACAGTCAAGTTCCAATTGAAGAAGGTTCTTTGCATGGGTGTTGCTGTTGGAAACTGCGATATGGAGGAGAAGCAAATATTTCAAAACGTTCAAATGAGTGTTAACTTTTTAGTCTCCCTTTTGAAGAAGAATTGGCAGAAC GTAAGGTGCTTATACTTGAAGACAACAATGGGAAAGACACAACGTGTCTTCTAG